CTAAGCAGCTTGGAAGGAAAAGAAGTAAACAGATAGAACGTCCAACATGGACGCACTCTCCCCAACAATATGTTTTTCAAGATGCTTCGAATGATGAACTAGCAGATCATCTTGAAGAATACTGTGAGCAGATTCATACAGAATGTATTCGCACCGCATCCATAAGCTTGCAAGAAGTAGTAGAAAAAGTAATTGAAACAAATGGAGGCGGAGAGGTTATTGTATGGGATGACCCTCGTTTTTCTCAATATGGTCTATCTACCCTTCTAGATAGACAAAATGTTCATATATGGGACACAGATAAACGAGAAGAGAATATCCAAAAAGCAGCACAAGCTAATGTTGGAATTACATTTAGCGATATAACTTTATCAGAATCAGGAACAGTTGTTTTATTTAACGGAGGAGGAAAGGGACGTTCAGTTAGCCTTCTTCCTACAACATATATTGCTATTATTCCTAAGAGTACAATCGTGCCGAGAATGACGCAAGCTGCGCAGTATATTCATCAAAAAGTTGAAGAAGGACAAGATATTTCTTCTTGCATTAATTTTATTACAGGACCGAGTAACTCAGCAGATATTGAAATGAACCTTGTCGTCGGTGTTCATGGTCCTGTCAAAGCAACCTATATTATTGTTGAAGACTGTTAAAGAGATGCTTGGCTAGAGAAATCTAGTCAAGCATCTTTTCCTGTCTATTCAAAAAGAGATAGGAGGAATTTGGAGTAATATGTAGAATAACCATAAGATAATAAGAAAGCTGTCACTATATATGTGTGAAAGGAGCAACGTTTATGTCGGCTGAAGGATCACTTCAAGCAACTGAGAAAAGTCGAGATGAAACAGCAGAATTGGAGCAGCTTAGAATCGTATTTGACAGAGCACGGGATGCAATGATTGTATTTAATGGTGATTTGCGCGTTACAGACGTCAATCAAGCAGCCTGTCGCTTGTTTGAATGTGCAAAAGAGGAGCTCCTCTCACTTCATGTGCGAGATTTTTTGGAAATGATGTCAAGTGAGGCATTAGAGCGGTATGACTATTCTCTTACAAGCGGAGACCACTTTTATTTTGAGGGTCCCTTATATTTGCCGAATGGCTCGATAAAGTATATTGAATTTCAGTCAGAAAAGCATGATGGAGAAAATGCTATTTTAATGACAACGTTTCGGGATATTACAAAGACAAAGAACTTAGAAAATGAGCGGTTTATTAGTCAAGAAATGTTTCAAGATATTTTTAATCAAGCGATTGATGGTATTTTGATTTTTGACAAGAAAGGGCGAATTATTGATGCGAACCCGTCCCTTTGCCGAAGGATTGGCTACACTAAAAATGAACTGCTTGTTCAAACATTAAGTGAGCTTGTTCTTCCGATTTATCATTATAAGATTGAGCGTCTTTGGCATGCGCTAAAAAGGAATGGGAAATCACAAGGAGAACTTCCTATTCAAACTAGACAAGGAGAAGAAGTGTACTTTGATTTTACAACAACAGCCCATATTAATAGTGATTATTATATGTCTATTATGCGTGATGTTACGGAAAAGAGAGACATGGAGCAAGAGCTAGCTAAAAGTGAAAAGAAATTTAGGGAAATCTTTGAAAGCGCTGTTGATGCTATCATTATTTGGAATGAAGATTGGACAGTTGTTGATGCGAATCCCTCTTCCTCTCGTACATTTGAGCTTCCTCTTCATCAACTCATTGGAAGTAATTTAGAAGAATTTTTAGATTTATCACAGCCAAAAACAAAAGAAATTACAAATCGTTTTTATGATTTTAATGCGATAAGAGAAGAGCTTCCTTTCTATATGCCAAATGGTGAAAAGAAAGATTTAGAGTTTACAGCAAAACAAGGTATTATAAAAGGGCATAATCTAACTATTTTCCGTAATATAAGTGAACGAAAAAAGATGGAACAAGAGTTAAGAGAAAGTGAGCAAAAATTTAGAACGATTTTCAATGGATCTGTCGATGGTGTTCTGCTTTGGAATGAAAATTTAAAGATTATGGATGCTAACTCTGTTTTGTGTGATTTCGTTGAATTAACAAAAGAAGAAGTATGCTCATTGAACGTGCGAAATCTGTTAGATGAAGGGAACAAAAAGGTATTAGATGCTCATTTATCGTTTCTTAAGGAATACAGAGAGCATGAAGGTGAGTTAACTTACACAATGAAGAGCGGTCGCAAGCGAACCATTGAATATTCAACGAAGAAAGATATTATTCCAGGGGTCTATATGACAATGCTACGAGATGTCACTGAAAAGAAAGAGATGGAAGAGCAAATCCGAAAATCAGATACTCTACAAGTTGTAGGGCAGCTTGCCGCAGGAATTGCTCATGAAATTCGAAATCCAATGACAGCATTGAAAGGATTTATTCAGCTTTTACAAAATAGTATTGATCATGAAGAGAAAGATGATTTTTCTCTATATTTTGACGTCATTACGTCAGAACTTCAGCGTATTGAAAACATTATTACAGATTTTCTTGTATTAGCAAAACCTCAGGCAATTAAACACGAGCAAAAAGATATTATTCAAATTGTCCAAGAAACAATGGACTTATTAACAGCACAAGCAACGCTTGTAAACGTGCAGTTTCATACAGAATTTGAGCCTTCGTTACCGCTTCTTTACTGTGAACCGAATCAGCTAAAACAGGTATTTATTAACATTATGAAAAATGCGTTGGAAGTTATGCCTATAGGTGGTACCCTAACTGTAAGTGTACATGCTAAAGATGAAAAGTTTATTGTAGTCTCTATTAAAGATGAAGGGGAAGGCATGCCTGAAGAGCGAATTAAGCGTCTTGGCGAGCCTTTTTATACAACAAAAGAAAAAGGTACAGGTCTGGGTCTTATGGTGTCATATAAAATTATTGAGGAACATGGAGGTTATATTGACGTTCATAGTGAGATAGGACTTGGCACAACTTTTTCCATCATCTTACCAATCAATTCAAGTGAGGAGAATAAGAAAGAATGAACAAATATTATAGCATCCTTGTTCATGAGATGCTTGGCAATATTGTCATCCGTTCAAACGACAAAGGCGTGACAGCTCTTTCCATTGGAGAAGAGCTTGTTATTGAAAAAGATGAAATTAAAAATCAGGGTTGGGCGTTTACTGCTAAGCAACAGCTTGAAGAGTATTTTAAAGGAGAACGACAAACGTTTAATTTACCGCTGTGCATTGAAAAAGGTACGCTATTTCAGCGGGAAGTGTGGAATACATTATCAAAAATTCCTTATGGAAGCTTCTGGTCTTACAGTGATGTTGCAGTAGATGTACAGCGTCCAAAAGCAGTAAGAGCAGTTGGCGGGGCTAATAGAGCTAATCCTTTGCCTATTATTATTCCGTGTCACCGTGTGATAGGAAAAGATGCATCTTTAACAGGATATGCGGGAAATAAAACACATCAAAAAGAACTTCTGTTAACTGTTGAAGGATTAACAGTTCAGAATGGCACAGTAAAAATATAAAAGCTAAGCGATACATTCGCTTAGCTTATTCACTTTCCTCTTCTTTCCACCCTTGTCCTTCTATAAAAACGAGATCAACAGACTGTTGTTCATCTGTTTCGTGCATGGAGCTTTCGGATTCTGTGAATTCTTTCTCATTTTTTTTCACTTTCTTGTCCTCCTTACACTTTTTAAAAATTTCATTATTATAATAAGCAGTTGAAGAGAAGAATATGTTTTCTACAATGAAATGTTACACTTCTGTAAAAAACAAAGAAGAAGCATTAATGCTTCTTCTCTTTTATAAGCTTTTTGTTGTAAATAAGTCAGGGATTTTATCGAATTCAGTTCCATGTATAATACCTTGTTCTGTAATAATACCTGAGATAAGTTCTGCAGGAGTCACATCAAAAGCAGGATTATAAACAGATGTGTTTTTAGGTGCAACCCACTCATGTCCTACTTTAAGTATTTCTTCCTCTTTTCGTTCTTCAATTGGAATTTCATCTCCATTTTTAAGAGAAATATCGAACGTTGATAAAGGAGCCGCAACATAAAATGGAATTCCATGCTGTTTTGCCAAAATAGCTAATCCATAGGTTCCAATCTTATTAGCTGTATCTCCATTTGCAGAAATGCGGTCGGCTCCAACAATAACAGCGTCGACTTTCTTTTTTTTCATTGTATGTGCAGCCATGCTATCAGTAATTAATGTAACATTTACCCCGCTTTGTAACAGTTCCCACGTTGTTAATCGTGCACCTTGTAAGAGAGGGCGAGTTTCACAAGCAAATACATGGATAGGGAAGTCAACTTCTGCTGCGAGATGGAAAGGAGCTAACGCTGTACCATAATAAGCGGTGGCAATTGATCCTGCGTTACAGATGGTCATTACAGAATCATTCTTATTAAAAAGTGACAAAGCATGCTGTCCAATGTTATAACAGATATTTTCATCCTCAAC
The sequence above is a segment of the Priestia filamentosa genome. Coding sequences within it:
- a CDS encoding PAS domain-containing sensor histidine kinase, giving the protein MSAEGSLQATEKSRDETAELEQLRIVFDRARDAMIVFNGDLRVTDVNQAACRLFECAKEELLSLHVRDFLEMMSSEALERYDYSLTSGDHFYFEGPLYLPNGSIKYIEFQSEKHDGENAILMTTFRDITKTKNLENERFISQEMFQDIFNQAIDGILIFDKKGRIIDANPSLCRRIGYTKNELLVQTLSELVLPIYHYKIERLWHALKRNGKSQGELPIQTRQGEEVYFDFTTTAHINSDYYMSIMRDVTEKRDMEQELAKSEKKFREIFESAVDAIIIWNEDWTVVDANPSSSRTFELPLHQLIGSNLEEFLDLSQPKTKEITNRFYDFNAIREELPFYMPNGEKKDLEFTAKQGIIKGHNLTIFRNISERKKMEQELRESEQKFRTIFNGSVDGVLLWNENLKIMDANSVLCDFVELTKEEVCSLNVRNLLDEGNKKVLDAHLSFLKEYREHEGELTYTMKSGRKRTIEYSTKKDIIPGVYMTMLRDVTEKKEMEEQIRKSDTLQVVGQLAAGIAHEIRNPMTALKGFIQLLQNSIDHEEKDDFSLYFDVITSELQRIENIITDFLVLAKPQAIKHEQKDIIQIVQETMDLLTAQATLVNVQFHTEFEPSLPLLYCEPNQLKQVFINIMKNALEVMPIGGTLTVSVHAKDEKFIVVSIKDEGEGMPEERIKRLGEPFYTTKEKGTGLGLMVSYKIIEEHGGYIDVHSEIGLGTTFSIILPINSSEENKKE
- a CDS encoding LutC/YkgG family protein, which translates into the protein MSYGTIQNRDSFLNDIAKQLGRKRSKQIERPTWTHSPQQYVFQDASNDELADHLEEYCEQIHTECIRTASISLQEVVEKVIETNGGGEVIVWDDPRFSQYGLSTLLDRQNVHIWDTDKREENIQKAAQANVGITFSDITLSESGTVVLFNGGGKGRSVSLLPTTYIAIIPKSTIVPRMTQAAQYIHQKVEEGQDISSCINFITGPSNSADIEMNLVVGVHGPVKATYIIVEDC
- a CDS encoding methylated-DNA--[protein]-cysteine S-methyltransferase; the encoded protein is MNKYYSILVHEMLGNIVIRSNDKGVTALSIGEELVIEKDEIKNQGWAFTAKQQLEEYFKGERQTFNLPLCIEKGTLFQREVWNTLSKIPYGSFWSYSDVAVDVQRPKAVRAVGGANRANPLPIIIPCHRVIGKDASLTGYAGNKTHQKELLLTVEGLTVQNGTVKI
- the mtnA gene encoding S-methyl-5-thioribose-1-phosphate isomerase, which translates into the protein MAIPRSVEWKEDSIKILNQQLIPNSVEFLTLETIEDVWDAIKTLKVRGAPAIGIAAAFGLALAGSKFEGEDLQEFHTHIREKSLYLASSRPTAVNLTWALHRLQNKIEHAASVNEAKTNLVHEAILISVEDENICYNIGQHALSLFNKNDSVMTICNAGSIATAYYGTALAPFHLAAEVDFPIHVFACETRPLLQGARLTTWELLQSGVNVTLITDSMAAHTMKKKKVDAVIVGADRISANGDTANKIGTYGLAILAKQHGIPFYVAAPLSTFDISLKNGDEIPIEERKEEEILKVGHEWVAPKNTSVYNPAFDVTPAELISGIITEQGIIHGTEFDKIPDLFTTKSL